One window of Fundidesulfovibrio soli genomic DNA carries:
- a CDS encoding molybdopterin dinucleotide binding domain-containing protein: MSIDRRTVLKGLGAGAALSVFASGYKPTLRAMLLYPVQSDPAKQRNNWPHLEPEATVDKATGEVTFNRQQYLAGSICLGCTSICGVRVRMDNVFGSVLRVSGNPYHPLAAQPPAPYEASLADTVRALSAHQGSGLSQRATACGRGNAVLDKLKDPYRVLTPLKRLGPRGSGKWEPITLERLVEEISAGGDLFGEGQVEGLAALLDGKPIDPASPELGSRANQLACIFGYANGRMQFFQRFAAGSFGTINIANHQGNCGLTMRAGYAAMLGDFQEYPHLKPDYANCTFYLSVGSAPANAGNPFMYQAAHAARARAEGGPRLVVVDPVLTNSDNACCGERTEWVPVRPGTDGALVMGMIRRILETRGYQAGHLACAGPLAAKNAGEAAWTNAAHLVVADPAAKDFGQFLRARELSPEAAENALLARDVATGDMVAHDQAQGPCSIFFSGSVATPARTVAVKTALQLLLEEAQSKTLAEYAKACGVPQADIVRLADEFAANGRTAVADCHGGTMHAGGFYTAYAVALLNALAGNLNRKGGTGVGGGKYKDFGPGPRYNLADFPGKAKPGGVRLSRQGFPYEKTSEFKRLVESGAKPYPARAPWYPFSNSVQSEYLPSALSAYPYPLKAMLFWASNPVYGQAGLMNTSAGQIKDPKRIPLMVCVDAFMTETAALCDYVVPDVALYEGFGCATPWAGPLSKVSSVAWPCVKSPVARTPAGDPVCMESFLITLAKRLGLPGFGPEAIADAQGGKHPLERPEDWYHRAVANMAFDGKPVADAAQEDMDASGVSKLAESLARVLTPEEAAKAASVYCRGGRFEPVEKGWQGELLASRWEKPVQIWNENVSRAINSMTGKRLKGTAAWIEPAFCEGTPVRAVYPEEKWPFSIVSTKSQLMAAGAVGSKRLHAIRPESEVAVCEADAARLGLRTGDRVRLETPDGSVEARVTVRRGVMEGVVAVEHGYGHWALGAKEMSFGAKTLPASPLRGAGAASNLLGLKDPFRKGFSTLGDIAVGANARNALPARIVKL; the protein is encoded by the coding sequence ATGAGCATCGACCGCCGCACCGTCCTCAAGGGCCTTGGCGCTGGGGCCGCGCTCTCCGTGTTCGCCTCGGGCTACAAGCCCACGCTCCGGGCCATGCTTTTATATCCGGTCCAGTCTGACCCGGCCAAGCAACGTAACAACTGGCCGCACCTGGAACCCGAGGCCACGGTGGACAAGGCCACCGGCGAAGTGACCTTCAACCGCCAGCAGTATCTGGCGGGCAGCATCTGCCTGGGCTGCACCTCCATCTGCGGGGTGCGCGTGCGCATGGACAATGTCTTCGGGAGCGTTTTGCGCGTCTCCGGCAACCCCTACCACCCCCTGGCCGCCCAGCCCCCCGCGCCCTACGAGGCATCCCTGGCCGACACCGTGCGCGCCCTCTCCGCCCACCAGGGCTCGGGGCTTTCGCAGCGGGCCACGGCCTGCGGCCGGGGCAACGCCGTGCTGGACAAGCTCAAGGACCCCTACCGCGTGCTCACCCCGCTCAAGCGCTTGGGGCCGCGCGGCTCCGGCAAGTGGGAGCCCATCACCCTGGAGCGCCTGGTGGAGGAAATCTCCGCGGGCGGCGACCTCTTCGGCGAAGGCCAGGTGGAGGGCCTGGCCGCCCTGCTGGACGGCAAGCCCATCGACCCGGCCTCCCCGGAACTGGGCAGCCGCGCCAACCAGCTGGCCTGCATCTTCGGCTACGCCAACGGGCGCATGCAGTTCTTCCAGCGCTTCGCCGCGGGCTCCTTCGGCACCATCAACATCGCCAACCACCAGGGCAACTGCGGGCTGACCATGCGCGCGGGCTACGCGGCCATGCTGGGCGACTTCCAGGAGTATCCGCACCTCAAGCCCGACTACGCCAACTGCACCTTCTACCTCTCCGTGGGCTCGGCCCCTGCCAACGCGGGCAACCCCTTCATGTACCAGGCTGCCCACGCGGCCCGCGCCCGCGCCGAGGGCGGCCCGAGGCTGGTGGTGGTGGACCCGGTGCTCACCAACTCCGACAACGCCTGCTGCGGCGAGCGCACCGAATGGGTGCCGGTGCGCCCGGGCACGGACGGCGCGCTGGTCATGGGCATGATCCGCCGCATCCTGGAGACGCGCGGCTACCAGGCCGGGCACCTGGCATGCGCCGGGCCGCTGGCCGCCAAAAACGCGGGCGAGGCCGCCTGGACCAACGCCGCGCATCTGGTGGTGGCCGATCCCGCCGCCAAGGACTTCGGCCAGTTCCTGCGCGCCCGCGAGCTGAGCCCCGAGGCCGCCGAGAACGCCCTGCTGGCCCGCGACGTGGCCACGGGCGACATGGTGGCCCACGATCAGGCCCAAGGCCCCTGCTCCATCTTCTTCAGCGGCTCCGTGGCCACCCCGGCCCGCACCGTGGCGGTGAAGACCGCGCTGCAGCTGCTCCTGGAGGAGGCCCAGTCCAAGACGCTGGCCGAATACGCCAAGGCCTGCGGCGTGCCCCAGGCGGACATCGTGCGCCTGGCCGACGAGTTCGCGGCCAACGGGCGCACCGCCGTGGCCGACTGCCACGGCGGCACCATGCACGCGGGCGGATTCTACACCGCCTACGCCGTGGCCCTGCTCAACGCCCTGGCGGGCAACCTGAACCGCAAGGGCGGCACGGGCGTGGGCGGCGGCAAGTACAAGGATTTCGGCCCCGGCCCGCGCTACAACCTGGCCGACTTCCCGGGCAAGGCCAAGCCGGGGGGAGTGCGCCTCTCCCGCCAGGGCTTCCCCTACGAGAAGACCAGCGAGTTCAAGCGGCTGGTGGAGTCAGGCGCCAAGCCCTACCCGGCCAGGGCCCCCTGGTACCCGTTCTCCAACTCCGTGCAGTCGGAGTACCTGCCCTCGGCGCTGAGCGCCTACCCCTACCCGCTCAAGGCCATGCTCTTCTGGGCCAGCAACCCGGTCTACGGGCAGGCCGGGCTGATGAACACCAGCGCCGGGCAGATCAAGGACCCCAAGCGCATCCCGCTGATGGTCTGCGTGGACGCCTTCATGACCGAGACGGCCGCCCTGTGCGATTACGTGGTGCCCGACGTGGCCCTGTACGAGGGTTTCGGCTGCGCCACGCCCTGGGCCGGGCCGCTCTCAAAGGTCTCCAGCGTGGCCTGGCCCTGTGTGAAGTCCCCCGTGGCCCGCACGCCTGCGGGCGACCCCGTATGCATGGAGAGCTTCCTGATCACCCTGGCCAAGCGCCTGGGGCTGCCCGGCTTCGGCCCTGAAGCCATCGCCGACGCCCAGGGCGGCAAGCACCCCCTGGAGCGGCCGGAGGACTGGTACCACCGCGCCGTGGCCAACATGGCCTTCGACGGCAAGCCCGTGGCCGACGCCGCCCAGGAGGACATGGACGCCAGCGGCGTGTCCAAGCTGGCCGAGAGCCTGGCCCGCGTGCTCACCCCGGAGGAGGCGGCCAAGGCCGCCAGCGTGTACTGCCGGGGCGGGCGCTTCGAGCCGGTGGAGAAGGGCTGGCAGGGCGAACTGCTGGCCTCCAGGTGGGAGAAGCCCGTCCAGATCTGGAACGAGAACGTGTCCCGCGCCATCAACTCCATGACCGGCAAGCGCCTCAAGGGCACGGCCGCCTGGATCGAACCGGCCTTCTGCGAGGGCACCCCGGTGCGCGCCGTCTACCCCGAGGAGAAGTGGCCCTTCTCCATCGTCTCCACCAAGTCCCAGCTGATGGCCGCCGGTGCCGTGGGTTCCAAGCGGCTGCACGCCATCCGGCCCGAGAGCGAGGTGGCCGTGTGCGAGGCCGACGCCGCCCGCCTGGGCCTGCGCACGGGCGACAGGGTGCGCCTGGAGACCCCGGACGGCTCCGTGGAAGCGCGCGTCACCGTGCGCCGGGGCGTGATGGAGGGCGTGGTGGCGGTGGAGCACGGCTACGGGCACTGGGCGCTGGGAGCCAAGGAAATGAGCTTCGGGGCCAAGACCCTGCCCGCCAGCCCCCTGCGCGGCGCGGGCGCGGCCTCCAACCTGCTTGGCCTCAAGGACCCCTTCCGCAAGGGCTTCTCCACGCTCGGCGACATCGCGGTGGGGGCCAACGCCCGCAACGCCCTGCCCGCGCGCATCGTGAAGCTGTAG
- the nrfD gene encoding NrfD/PsrC family molybdoenzyme membrane anchor subunit: protein MSTLIELTAFRHQPVWEMHAALYLLMIQAGAWAMLAGLAARAANSERLRGLGAWGLLAATGLGLCAPLNLIAEMLSPHKFYTLIPHFTPSSPLSWGVAAISLFVLAGALGCVGLKRTLPVPKKAVAGLGLLAALGVLAYTWFEIARAAGVPLWANPYASAVLLASALPCGLGLALWLDLAHGGAAAQSLIVRLAAALGALGSGGALAVWGLLGSWPDAPGWPWGSALLGGSALALLLAGALFLDRPKSLSGPLTWACLLALAGGLGARLGILLLGQSAALGRAQGEPHLLGHTDILGVLAQPALFVALMFIASMVMSRPAKTEPAAPKTQAATDAPAAPAQPEAPADAQTAHGDPA from the coding sequence ATGAGCACGCTGATCGAACTCACCGCCTTCCGGCACCAGCCCGTGTGGGAGATGCACGCAGCCCTGTACCTGCTGATGATCCAGGCCGGCGCCTGGGCCATGCTGGCCGGGCTGGCCGCCAGGGCCGCCAACTCAGAGAGGCTGCGCGGGCTCGGTGCCTGGGGCCTGCTGGCCGCCACGGGCCTGGGCCTTTGCGCCCCGCTGAACCTCATCGCTGAGATGCTTAGCCCCCACAAGTTCTACACCCTGATCCCGCACTTCACCCCGAGCTCCCCGCTCTCCTGGGGCGTGGCGGCCATCAGCCTGTTCGTGCTGGCCGGGGCCCTGGGCTGCGTGGGGCTCAAGCGCACCCTGCCCGTGCCGAAGAAAGCAGTTGCGGGCCTGGGCCTGCTGGCCGCGCTCGGCGTGCTGGCCTACACTTGGTTCGAGATCGCCCGGGCCGCCGGAGTGCCCCTCTGGGCCAACCCGTACGCCTCGGCGGTGCTGCTCGCCTCGGCGCTGCCTTGCGGCCTTGGGCTGGCCCTCTGGCTGGACCTGGCCCACGGCGGCGCGGCGGCGCAGTCCCTGATCGTGCGGCTGGCCGCCGCCCTTGGCGCGCTGGGCTCCGGCGGGGCGCTGGCCGTGTGGGGCCTGCTGGGCTCCTGGCCTGATGCGCCCGGCTGGCCCTGGGGTTCGGCCCTGCTGGGCGGCTCGGCCCTGGCCCTGCTGCTGGCCGGGGCGCTCTTCCTGGACAGGCCCAAATCCCTCTCCGGCCCGCTGACCTGGGCCTGCCTGCTGGCGCTGGCCGGTGGCCTGGGCGCGCGCCTGGGCATCCTGCTGCTGGGGCAGTCCGCCGCGCTGGGCCGCGCCCAGGGCGAGCCGCATCTGCTGGGGCACACGGACATCCTGGGCGTGCTGGCCCAGCCCGCGCTGTTCGTGGCGCTCATGTTCATCGCCTCCATGGTCATGAGCCGCCCGGCAAAGACTGAGCCCGCCGCACCCAAAACTCAGGCCGCGACTGACGCGCCCGCCGCCCCGGCCCAGCCCGAAGCCCCCGCCGACGCCCAAACCGCCCACGGAGACCCCGCATGA
- a CDS encoding 4Fe-4S dicluster domain-containing protein — translation MERRDFLEFFSFGGKKREAAPPPPPPQRWVMVVDLRRCVGCQACTVACAMENGTPLGEFRTSVSDFETLEQGRPRKILLPALCNHCDNPPCVPGCPAKATFRRADGLVLVDAQRCVGCGYCVLNCPYSARFLNRETRSADKCSLCVHRLDAGLLPACVETCIGKARTVGDVNDPASAAARLLAEHKAVTLAPQAGAKPQVFYIGLPEGMALPQADPAVARERRVTEETFR, via the coding sequence ATGGAGCGCCGGGACTTCCTGGAGTTTTTCTCATTCGGCGGCAAGAAGCGCGAGGCCGCGCCGCCCCCGCCGCCGCCCCAACGCTGGGTCATGGTCGTTGACCTGCGGCGCTGCGTGGGCTGCCAGGCCTGCACCGTGGCCTGCGCCATGGAGAACGGCACCCCCCTTGGCGAATTCCGCACTTCGGTAAGCGATTTCGAGACCCTGGAGCAAGGCAGGCCGCGCAAGATCCTGCTGCCCGCGCTCTGCAACCACTGCGACAACCCGCCCTGCGTGCCCGGCTGCCCGGCCAAGGCCACCTTCCGCCGCGCCGACGGACTGGTGCTGGTTGACGCCCAGCGCTGCGTGGGCTGCGGCTACTGCGTTCTCAACTGCCCCTACTCGGCCCGCTTCCTCAACCGCGAAACGCGCTCGGCGGACAAGTGCTCCCTGTGCGTCCACCGCCTGGACGCCGGGCTGCTGCCTGCCTGCGTGGAGACCTGCATCGGCAAGGCCCGCACCGTGGGCGATGTGAACGACCCCGCCAGCGCAGCGGCCCGCCTCCTGGCGGAGCACAAGGCCGTGACGCTCGCGCCCCAGGCCGGGGCCAAGCCCCAGGTGTTCTACATCGGCCTGCCCGAGGGCATGGCCCTGCCGCAGGCCGACCCGGCCGTCGCACGCGAGCGCCGCGTGACCGAGGAGACCTTCCGATGA
- a CDS encoding DegQ family serine endoprotease has translation MLRTKLIRIALTCSLLVLFTVGQALAELPKLADLAEKAGPAVVNIFTETIPKQQQQPRTQRNIPRGTPFDDFFDQFDQFFNRDPQQQQRSRSLGSGFLISADGYILTNNHVVEKADRINVKLQKGEKTIAAKVIGTDPETDLALIKIDNGSSLPYLKLGDSAKMRVGDWIMAIGNPFGLSHTVTAGIISAKGRVIGAGPYDDFIQTDASINPGNSGGPLLNLDGEVIGINTAIVSSGQGIGFAIPSNIAKEVVAQLKSKGKVRRGMMGVTIQSIDENTAKALGLSSTHGALVSQVSPGSPAEKAGIVSGDVITEVNGQAVTDSHELTARIGTMAPGDTVSATVLRKGQTKTVKVTLTERDPKKLGKAEEQDQGDESSTLGMSLSNVDPRNGRPVDGLLVVNVAPGSPAAEVGIRRGDVLVEVNQRPVGSVADVAQIVNKEGKANGAVLVLIKRQGQPVFRSIPVQ, from the coding sequence ATGTTAAGGACGAAGCTCATCCGCATCGCGCTCACCTGCTCCCTTCTCGTCCTGTTCACTGTGGGCCAGGCCCTGGCCGAACTGCCCAAGCTCGCCGACCTGGCCGAAAAGGCCGGACCGGCCGTGGTGAACATCTTCACCGAGACCATCCCCAAGCAGCAGCAACAGCCGCGCACGCAACGCAACATCCCCCGCGGGACTCCTTTTGACGACTTCTTCGACCAGTTCGACCAGTTCTTCAACCGCGACCCGCAACAGCAGCAGCGCAGCCGCTCGCTGGGTTCCGGTTTCCTGATCTCGGCCGACGGCTACATCCTGACCAACAACCATGTGGTGGAGAAGGCCGACCGCATCAACGTGAAGCTCCAGAAGGGCGAGAAGACCATCGCCGCCAAGGTCATCGGCACCGACCCCGAGACCGACCTGGCGCTCATCAAGATCGACAACGGCTCCAGCCTGCCCTACCTCAAGCTGGGCGACTCCGCCAAAATGCGCGTGGGCGACTGGATCATGGCCATCGGCAACCCCTTCGGCCTGTCCCACACGGTCACGGCGGGCATCATCTCGGCCAAGGGCCGCGTGATCGGCGCCGGCCCCTACGACGACTTCATCCAGACCGACGCCTCCATCAACCCGGGCAACTCCGGCGGCCCGCTCCTCAACCTGGACGGCGAGGTCATCGGCATCAACACGGCCATCGTCTCCTCGGGCCAGGGCATCGGCTTCGCCATCCCCTCCAACATCGCCAAGGAGGTGGTGGCCCAGCTCAAGAGCAAGGGCAAGGTGCGCCGCGGCATGATGGGCGTGACCATCCAGTCCATCGACGAGAACACCGCCAAGGCCCTGGGCCTGTCCTCCACCCACGGCGCGCTGGTCAGCCAGGTGAGCCCGGGCAGCCCGGCCGAGAAGGCGGGCATCGTCTCCGGCGACGTGATCACCGAGGTCAACGGCCAGGCCGTCACCGACTCCCACGAGCTCACCGCGCGCATCGGCACCATGGCCCCCGGCGACACCGTGTCCGCCACCGTGCTGCGCAAGGGCCAGACCAAGACCGTGAAGGTCACGCTCACCGAGCGCGACCCCAAGAAGCTCGGCAAGGCCGAAGAGCAGGACCAGGGCGACGAATCCAGCACGCTGGGCATGTCCCTCTCCAACGTGGACCCGCGCAACGGCCGCCCCGTGGACGGGCTGCTGGTGGTCAACGTGGCCCCGGGCTCCCCTGCCGCCGAGGTGGGCATCCGCCGGGGGGACGTGCTGGTGGAAGTGAACCAGCGCCCGGTGGGCAGCGTGGCCGACGTGGCCCAGATCGTGAACAAGGAAGGCAAGGCCAACGGCGCGGTCCTGGTGCTCATCAAGCGCCAGGGGCAGCCGGTGTTCCGCTCCATCCCGGTGCAATAG
- a CDS encoding HAMP domain-containing sensor histidine kinase — protein MIRLKLLKSFSFRLALWYVGIFAITATVVFGFIYWAAVTFMIRQTDEIIESETWGLVEQYDERGLAALSMQISSRQRSGSSQANIYLLVDREFHYLAGNMRLWPKSIEPRGFPEWHTISVTAEDVAHPLEARVFVVTLMGKVHMLVGRELSDVLRAQAVMARAMAIGLLCTVLMGLVWGQVMSNKLLRRLEDVNRASRKIMGGTFTQRIPLTGSGDEFDSLAQNLNAMLDRIGELVVAVRQVGDNIAHDLRSPLTRLRSRLELALLEDPDPAAQRQAIEDAIDQAEAIIATFNALLTIARAEAAAARDAFEQLDLAMLAQDATELYEPLAEDKSITMTLNLETGANVLGNRHLLSQAVANLLDNAVKYTPEGGAIRVEVASGEGESVLTVADSGPGVPEAERAHVLSRFYRLDQSRNTPGSGLGLSLVAAVARLHGGRLELGDNAPGLRISLTVPAAQPG, from the coding sequence GTGATCCGTCTGAAGCTCCTTAAGTCGTTCAGTTTCCGCCTGGCCCTGTGGTACGTGGGCATCTTCGCCATCACCGCCACGGTGGTCTTCGGCTTCATCTACTGGGCGGCGGTGACGTTCATGATCCGCCAGACCGACGAGATCATCGAGAGCGAGACCTGGGGGCTGGTGGAGCAGTACGACGAGCGCGGCCTGGCGGCGCTCTCCATGCAGATCTCCAGCCGCCAGCGAAGCGGCTCCTCCCAGGCCAACATCTACCTATTGGTGGACCGCGAGTTCCACTACCTGGCGGGCAACATGCGCCTGTGGCCCAAATCCATCGAGCCGCGCGGCTTCCCGGAGTGGCACACCATCTCCGTGACCGCCGAGGACGTGGCCCACCCCCTGGAGGCGCGGGTGTTCGTGGTCACGCTCATGGGCAAGGTGCACATGCTGGTGGGGCGCGAGCTCTCCGACGTGTTGCGCGCCCAGGCCGTCATGGCCCGGGCCATGGCAATCGGCCTGTTGTGCACGGTGCTCATGGGCCTGGTCTGGGGCCAGGTGATGAGCAACAAGCTTCTGCGCCGCCTGGAGGACGTCAACCGCGCCAGCCGCAAGATCATGGGCGGCACCTTCACCCAGCGCATTCCCCTGACCGGCTCCGGCGACGAGTTCGACAGCCTGGCCCAGAACCTCAACGCCATGCTCGACCGCATCGGCGAGTTGGTGGTGGCCGTGCGCCAGGTGGGCGACAACATCGCCCACGACCTGCGCAGCCCCCTGACGCGCCTGCGCTCCCGCCTGGAGCTGGCCCTCCTGGAGGACCCCGACCCCGCGGCCCAGCGCCAGGCCATCGAGGACGCCATCGACCAGGCCGAGGCCATCATCGCGACCTTCAACGCCCTGCTGACCATCGCCCGGGCCGAGGCGGCGGCCGCGCGGGACGCCTTCGAGCAGCTGGACCTGGCCATGCTCGCGCAGGACGCCACCGAACTGTACGAGCCTTTGGCCGAGGACAAATCCATCACCATGACCCTCAACCTGGAGACGGGCGCGAACGTGCTGGGCAACCGCCACCTGCTCTCCCAGGCGGTGGCCAACCTGCTGGACAACGCCGTGAAGTACACGCCCGAGGGCGGGGCCATCCGCGTGGAGGTGGCCTCCGGGGAGGGCGAGTCCGTGCTCACGGTGGCGGACAGCGGGCCGGGCGTGCCCGAAGCCGAGCGCGCCCACGTGCTCTCCCGGTTCTACCGGCTGGACCAGAGCCGCAACACCCCGGGCTCCGGCCTGGGCCTCTCGCTGGTTGCGGCCGTGGCCCGGCTGCACGGAGGCAGGCTCGAGCTGGGCGACAACGCCCCCGGCCTCAGGATCAGCCTCACCGTCCCCGCGGCACAGCCAGGATGA
- a CDS encoding response regulator transcription factor produces MRVLLVEDDPQAASYLVKGLKEQGLTVDHVADGREGLIRATAGGYDVIVLDRMLPNLDGLSILKAIRAAGDTTPVLVLSALSDVDARVEGLRAGGDDYLTKPFAFAELMARIESLGRRGRAEKMLTVLQVADLELDLTARTVKRAGKPIDLKPKEFSLLEYFMRHAGQVVTRTMLLERVWDYAFDPQTNVIDVHVSRLRSKVDKDFDKPLIHTVRGAGYILRDPSEAP; encoded by the coding sequence ATGCGCGTTCTTCTGGTGGAAGACGACCCGCAAGCCGCCTCCTATCTGGTGAAGGGCCTCAAGGAGCAGGGCCTCACCGTGGACCACGTGGCCGACGGGCGCGAGGGCCTGATCCGGGCCACGGCGGGCGGCTATGACGTGATCGTGCTGGACAGGATGCTGCCCAACCTGGACGGCCTCTCCATCCTCAAGGCCATCCGCGCCGCAGGGGACACCACCCCCGTGCTGGTGCTCTCGGCCCTCTCCGACGTGGACGCCCGCGTGGAGGGCCTGCGCGCCGGCGGCGACGACTACCTGACCAAGCCCTTCGCCTTCGCGGAGCTCATGGCCCGCATCGAGTCCCTGGGCAGGCGCGGCCGCGCCGAAAAGATGCTCACCGTGCTCCAGGTGGCCGACCTGGAGCTGGACCTGACCGCCCGCACCGTGAAGCGCGCGGGCAAGCCCATCGACCTCAAGCCCAAGGAGTTCTCCCTGCTGGAGTACTTCATGCGCCACGCCGGGCAGGTGGTCACACGGACCATGCTGCTGGAGCGCGTCTGGGACTACGCCTTCGACCCCCAGACCAACGTCATCGACGTGCACGTCTCCCGGTTGCGCAGCAAGGTCGACAAGGATTTCGACAAGCCCCTGATCCACACCGTGAGGGGGGCGGGGTACATCCTGCGTGATCCGTCTGAAGCTCCTTAA
- a CDS encoding UTP--glucose-1-phosphate uridylyltransferase gives MKTADPAMIEMFRPFGLKMEEQGIPPIVINVFKCYYARLLYGAQGKLPEDELLPLTDAEVPQYEALADYAETGRNSMGHTVVIKLNGGLGTSMGLEKAKSLIQVKDSMTFLDLILGQMRALREKYGKPIPLLFMNSFKTHLDTMLKVEGFDNGTTSLPLAFLQHRYPKILHKDLSPATWPGNPELEWNPPGHGDLYTALVTSKILRKLLDRGFHYAFISNSDNLGAVMDERILGYMVSQGSPFLMEVAGRTASDRKGGHLARQRSNGRLVLREIAQCPDKDLDAFQDITKHRFFNTNSLWIDLRAMEKVFVANGMMPLDLILNPKTLDPRDHKSPEVIQIETAMGSAVSAFESAQAIKVPRTRFAPVKTTADLLVVMSDCYEVSPEKTVVPASAHKGPMPVVHLDGHFYKRIDDFSARFPHGAPSLKDCSCLTIKGDVVFGKNVTVSGTATVINASGAQVHIPDGTALTGEVRF, from the coding sequence ATGAAAACGGCCGATCCGGCGATGATCGAGATGTTCCGCCCCTTCGGCCTGAAGATGGAGGAGCAGGGCATCCCCCCCATCGTCATAAACGTCTTCAAATGCTACTACGCCCGGCTGCTCTACGGCGCGCAGGGCAAGCTGCCAGAGGACGAGCTGCTCCCGCTCACCGACGCCGAGGTGCCCCAGTACGAGGCCCTGGCCGACTACGCCGAGACGGGCCGCAATTCCATGGGCCACACCGTGGTCATCAAGCTCAACGGCGGCCTGGGCACCTCCATGGGGCTCGAGAAGGCCAAGAGCCTGATCCAGGTGAAGGACTCCATGACCTTCCTGGACCTGATCCTGGGCCAGATGCGCGCCCTGCGCGAGAAGTACGGCAAGCCCATTCCGCTGTTGTTCATGAACAGCTTCAAGACCCACCTGGACACCATGCTCAAGGTGGAGGGCTTCGACAACGGCACCACCAGCCTGCCCCTGGCCTTCCTGCAGCATCGCTACCCCAAGATCCTGCACAAGGACCTCTCGCCCGCCACCTGGCCCGGCAACCCCGAGCTGGAATGGAACCCGCCCGGCCACGGCGACCTCTACACCGCGCTGGTGACCTCCAAGATCCTGCGCAAGCTCCTGGACCGGGGTTTCCACTACGCCTTCATCTCCAACTCGGACAACCTGGGCGCGGTGATGGACGAGCGCATCCTGGGCTACATGGTCAGCCAGGGCTCACCCTTCCTCATGGAGGTGGCCGGTCGCACCGCCTCGGACCGCAAGGGCGGCCACCTGGCCCGCCAGCGCTCCAACGGCCGCCTGGTGCTGCGCGAGATCGCCCAGTGCCCCGACAAGGACCTGGACGCCTTCCAGGACATCACCAAGCACCGCTTCTTCAACACCAACTCCCTCTGGATCGACCTGCGCGCCATGGAGAAGGTGTTCGTGGCCAACGGCATGATGCCGCTGGACCTGATCCTCAACCCCAAGACCCTGGACCCGCGCGACCACAAGTCCCCCGAGGTGATCCAGATCGAGACGGCCATGGGCTCGGCCGTGTCGGCCTTCGAGTCCGCCCAGGCCATCAAGGTGCCGCGCACGCGCTTCGCCCCGGTGAAGACCACGGCGGACCTGCTGGTGGTCATGTCCGACTGCTACGAGGTCAGCCCGGAGAAGACCGTGGTGCCAGCCAGCGCGCACAAGGGACCCATGCCCGTGGTGCACCTGGACGGCCACTTCTACAAGCGCATCGACGACTTCAGCGCCCGCTTCCCGCACGGGGCGCCCTCGCTCAAGGATTGTTCCTGCCTGACCATCAAGGGAGACGTGGTTTTCGGAAAAAACGTCACCGTCAGCGGCACAGCCACGGTGATCAACGCCTCGGGCGCCCAGGTTCACATCCCGGACGGAACGGCGCTCACGGGGGAAGTGAGGTTCTAG
- a CDS encoding DMT family transporter: MPRASYAPYAALAASVLFWGLSFTATKIALEGLSPSSILFLRFGLACLLLLPPAFASGSLRLPLRVHLQVLAVSVVFPGCYFALETWALRLTTATNASLIAAAIPMMVLALSSVVERRSPSLRSMAGVAASLAGVAMLVGVGGGPVNTGDALMLGAVASASVYMVATGRLSASVAPLGFTALQMAWGAIFFLPMFLTNPPSPDAVPLASLLAVGALGLFATVGAFLAYNYALSRVEAPTASLCINAVPVVAVFGAHLALGESVSMGQALGGAVILASVYASSRPARNTEESAQPA, encoded by the coding sequence ATGCCACGCGCCTCCTACGCCCCCTACGCCGCCCTGGCGGCGTCCGTGCTCTTCTGGGGCCTTTCCTTCACGGCCACCAAGATCGCACTGGAGGGCCTGAGCCCCTCCTCCATCCTGTTCCTGCGTTTCGGGCTGGCATGCCTGCTGCTCCTGCCGCCCGCCTTTGCCAGCGGATCGCTGCGCCTGCCCCTGCGGGTGCACCTCCAGGTGCTGGCCGTGTCGGTGGTCTTCCCGGGTTGCTATTTCGCCCTGGAGACCTGGGCCCTGCGCCTGACCACGGCCACCAACGCCTCGCTCATCGCGGCGGCCATCCCCATGATGGTCCTGGCCCTCTCCTCCGTCGTGGAGCGCCGAAGCCCGAGCCTGCGCAGCATGGCGGGCGTGGCCGCCTCCCTGGCCGGGGTCGCCATGCTGGTGGGCGTTGGCGGAGGCCCCGTGAACACGGGCGACGCCCTGATGCTCGGGGCCGTGGCCTCGGCATCCGTGTACATGGTGGCCACGGGGCGTCTGAGCGCAAGCGTCGCTCCGCTCGGCTTCACGGCTTTGCAGATGGCCTGGGGCGCGATCTTCTTCCTGCCCATGTTCCTGACGAACCCGCCCAGCCCGGATGCCGTGCCCCTGGCCAGCCTGCTGGCCGTGGGCGCGCTTGGCCTGTTCGCCACGGTGGGCGCATTCCTGGCCTACAACTACGCCCTGTCGCGGGTGGAGGCTCCCACGGCCTCGCTGTGCATCAACGCCGTGCCCGTGGTGGCGGTGTTCGGGGCGCACCTGGCCCTGGGTGAGTCCGTGAGCATGGGCCAGGCCCTGGGCGGTGCGGTGATCCTGGCCTCGGTGTACGCCTCCTCCCGCCCCGCTCGAAACACGGAGGAATCCGCCCAGCCCGCTTGA